From the genome of Triticum aestivum cultivar Chinese Spring chromosome 1A, IWGSC CS RefSeq v2.1, whole genome shotgun sequence:
TACTTGGCATGGTCGCTCCGCCCTTCCTCGTCTTTTTGTCTCATTATAGTATCTTTCTCTGGAAGCTTTTCTCTCTTAAATTACTCGGGAGACCCTTGGATTGGAGCAACAAAACATAACCGTTAAGGTCGACGATGCCATGGTCTTTTGACTCGTGAAATCGGAAAATTCATGTGAGTTGTTTAATCAATTGACATGTCATTCTTTCTTGTTATTGTTTTGTCAAATGCTCAGCGGAATTAGTGCCCATCGACCCCTTCATTGATTTTATTATTGAAAATTTCCATATTGTTTCTAGATCTATACAGTAATAGAGGAAGAGTTTATGACAACTGACGAGGATGTCtagtctaagagcatctccagccatttggccccccaggacgcataaaaatcgccccctgggggcgagccggcgatgcAATCGGCGTTGGGGGCAGTTtcgcgcccagtcgtcgcccccagccgccgaaattggcccactttttAGCCCCATTTTGGCGAATAAAGGGCTCATATGGGCGACAATAGGCCCATATTTGGCGTGGTTTGCCATTTTTCGgcgttcaattatgcacataaatttttttatcacatatttcatcacaaaaatatcaaatacttcaacaaaatagtacagcaacaaatagctcagtacaaattatatagttcaacaaataaaactcatatttcatcacacgtcgcgcccagcgtcgcccttgagcctccatagatgctctatcagatcttgctgcagttgatgatgcacctgtgagtctcggatctcctgacgcatactaagataggcagtccaggttgccggtagctggtgatcaacttcggctagaggactctgcctatagtatggttcagtgtcaaacactgggtcttcttgctcgctctcgatgatcatgttgtgcaagatgacacagcaagtcataatctcccacatttaatctttcgaccaggtctgagcggggtatcagacaacagcaaatcaagattggagcacaccaaatgcccgcttgacatccttcctgcaagcctcctaaaCCTTCGCAAACCATGCGTTCTTGCCTCCTAGCACAGGGtttgagattgtcttcacaaatgtcgaccatctcggatagatgccatcagctagatagtaccccttgttgtagtgccgcccattgatctcgaagttcaccggaggagaatgaccttcaacaagcttggcaaagacagaagagcattgcagcacgttgatgtcattgtgagttcctggcataccaaagaaggagtgccaaatccagaggtcctgtgtggccaccgcctcaagcaccacactgcaactgcctttggcgcttttgtacatcccctgccaagcaaatgggcaattcttccattttcaatgcatgcagtcgatgcttccaagcatcccaggaaatcctcttgctgcattctgtgctaggatccgagcagtgtcttccgcattgggtgttctcaagtattgtggtccaaacactgccaccactgcccgacagaacttgtagaaacactatatgctggtggactcggccatgcgcccatagtcgtcgagtgaatcactaggagctccatatgcaagcatcctcatcgttgtcgtgcacttctggatggaggtgaatccaagagcgccgatgcaatccatcttgcacttgaagtagttttcgaactcccggatggaattcacaatcctgaggaagagctttcggctcatccgataacggcgccgaaatgttttctcgccgtgaagtggagcatcggcgaagtagtcggagtagagcatgcagtagccttcgagacgatgccggttctttgctttcacccgcccaggCGCCGAGCCGCCtcaccgcggcttttcattgctcgccagcagctgggcaagtgcggcgagcaccatgagatgctcttcttcctggacgtcggcctcggcttcctcctccagcagtgcGGCGAGCGCTTCCTTGTCATTCGAGTCCATCGCTGAGGcagacaaatcgccgaacaccttgcgctcggtgggcgtgtacccgccgctaaATCGTGCCTtcgcggccggaaacggcggccggaaacgcccagctgttgttggaggggctgccgcggcgaagcgctgctatttttccggcggggaatggctatctagtggTGTAGGGCGacgggcggcgccgggatatagctactggtggccgagggcgcgaggggtgggaggcgagtcggggaagaaaaccttgacttttcccctgacggtgtgggccagccacgcttttcccttgcgccggagcccccaactgctccctagtgcgccgggttcggcttgtgaccgccgggcggaaaaaagggccgaaccggcgattttcggcgtcctgggagagcgactggggcgttttttccgtgtcggcgccgaaaaagtggcctggggaggcttgttgggggcgcggctggagatgctctaaggaggAGGGTCCAAAGATTATCACCAGAGTTAGCATCACATCAACCAACGATGATAGCAACAACGACCTAGCAGCCAACGATAATGGTCAGCCACCATTAGTGGATATAGTGAGAGCTCTTAAGCCGAGGATGGTGATTCTCAAGGATGCTCTCAAGGCGGTGAATGAGATGGTGGAGGAACTCGAGTCGAGCGAAAGAAGACCATACATGTTGTGCTCAACTCCAGCTCCTCATTCATTGCACGGATAGTATCTTGAGAGTCGTCATCCTTGAACGGAGGGCTCTCGTCTTCACTAACGTTAAGTGAACATCATCCTTGGTTGCTAGGTTGTTGTTGCCATCATTATTCGTTGTTTTGTTGCTAACTCTAATGGTAACTTTTGGATCCTCCTTAGAATTGACATCACAGTTAGTTGTCGTCACCTCGTACACAGAAAAATAAGATTTTTTAGTAACAAATAACAAAATGACTAAAGGAATAAATGGGCACTACTCCTTGCATGCATTTGATAGAAAAATTACGCAAAAAAATCACAAGGCTGATGACTAGGGCGTCCTCGACCTTAAGGCTATGTTATTCTGCAAAGTCTTTCCACCCACCATTGAGTCCATCCCTGATGATAAGATACCTCACAGAGTATTTTATCAACATGGATGAACTTAGTGATGGGTGGAAAAACTTTGTGGAAAAGCATAACCTTAAGGTCGACGACCCTAGTCATCAATTGCCTTGCATGCATTTGACAGAAAAATAACGCAAAGAAATCACAAGGCAATTGATGACTAGGGTGTCACCGGGGATGGACTCAGTGGTGGACGGAAAAACTTTGTGGAAAAGCATAACCTTAAGGTTGGCGAAACCCTAGTCATCATTGCCTTGTCGTTCCTTTGTGTTGTTTTCTGTCGAATGCATGGCAGAAGCAATGTCGATTAATCcgttgagaaaattccttatttaacactgtcttaaaatctggttccttatttgacactggaaaagttattcttccctatttgacacttgtcctaaattttattccctatacgacacttctgtccattttgagcctaaatgacaccttTAAAGACGATTTTGCCCCTCATGCGGTATGTATGTGCGCGCATGTGTGTGCTGTTGCGTGTGTGGGTGCACGCGCACATGTGTGCTGCCGCTGCATGTGTGTGTGCATATGTGCTGCAGTGTGTGTTTGCTACTGCGTGTGtacgtgcgcgcgcgtgtgtgctgTTGCGTGCCTATGTGNNNNNNNNNNNNNNNNNNNNNNNNNNNNNNNNNNNNNNNNNNNNNNNNNNNNNNNNNNNNNNNNNNNNNNNNNNNNNNNNNNNNNNNNNNNNNNNNNNNNNNNNNNNNNNNNNNNNNNNNNNNNNNNNNNNNNNNNNNNNNNNNNNNNNNNNNNNNNNNNNNNNNNNNNNNNNNNNNNNNNNNNNNNNNNNNNNNNNNNNNNNNNNNNNNNNNNNNNNNNNNNNNNNNNNNNNNNNNNNNNNNNNNNNNNtgcgtgtgtgtgtgtgcacgtgcgcgtgcatgttgttgcgtgtgtgtgtgtgtgtgcatgtgcgcgtgcgtgttgttgcgtgtgtgtgcgcgtgtgtgtgtgttggtaCATGTGTATGTGTTGCTGTGTGTGTTCTCTTGCCCTCGCACTGATGCTGCGTGCGTGCGCTATTGCCCCTTacacacataccacatgaggggcaaaagagtcttttcatgtgtcatttaggctcaaaatggacggaaatgtcatatagggaataaaatttagaacttgtgtcaaatagggaagaaaaacgtttccagtgtcaaataaggaaacagattttaagatagtgtcaaataaggaattttctctaaTCCCTTGGTCATTTTATCACTAAAAATTCCTATTCTTTCCTATGTGTATATAGGAAGAGAGGATGAGGTGATGACTGCTGATTGTGATGTCAACTCTAAGGAGGAGGATTGTCGTGTTTAGGGACTAGGGGTGTCCTCTTTGTGGTACGACGCTCGTCTCATTTGTGGTCCCGATGAGGGGCTAACACGCTCAAGATCGACTTCTActccatgatgatgaagatgaattGACACGGTGATTCTTACTCAAAATTAGGACACtcggaagcgtaaaaccctacgtcctgctggtTGAATTCACTCGATGGTGAAGCTTGATGTTTTAAAGCGCTGAGCACTCCTTGCCAGGATCTAGCCTAGCTTTGTAGTGTCTTAAAATGCCAAGGGTTGAAACCCCTACTAtgtagccatgggcctcctttatACCTAAGGGGCCACCACATGTGGCTATTATAGCAGAACACCTTTATATTAAATACGGGGGTATGTGTCGCTCGGAGCTCTTGCCGGAAAGCAAGATGCATGTCTTAACCCCCACTATGTAGCCATGAGCCTCCTTTTATGCCAGGAGCTCTTGCCGGGGAGCAAGATGCCTGTCTTGTCATACCACTTGTGGTGTATTTGCTCTGACCGTAAGGTGTTGAGTACGTGGTAAATGACCGCAAGGTGTTGAGTGGTGTATTTGCTCTGACCGTAAGGTGTTGAGTACGTGGTAAATGACCGCAAGGTGTTGAGTACGCGGTAAAAAAAGGGTGGTGATTCACCCGCGTCTTCGCCTAACTGCATCGTGCCAGGCTGCCACCCAATCATCCCTATAGTCTAGGCCCACCGCCGTAAGCCCCTGTAGCAGCAGCTGTCGCCAAAAAGTGACCAGTTTATGTGCATTTTGTTCTCTTGATGAACACAACTACTCCCGTTctaaaataaatgactcaactttgtattaacatTAGTATAAAGTTGGTTCATCTATTttgcaacggagggagtatctgtGAGGAAAACAAAGACGAATACAGACTAAGGATCAGATCTCACCAGAGACAATTGCTTTTTCGCTCATTAGATATTTCCATGCTAGCAACTACTTGTACATAGGGGCTACAACTACTTGTACATAGGGGCTACTTCTCCCATATATGTACAACACATCAGCTATTATGCAAACCATCTGACTATGTAGCCACACAATtggttttatttgcatttttcagCTCCACGTGAGAAAGTTGTGCTGAAATGGAGAGAGGCATGACTTTATCCTCGACAACCTCATCAGTGTGCAACACAGGAGTTGTGGGCGAGTCATCCGATTATGTTTGACAGATGACAGAACTTGTTTGCACCAGCTTATACCATCTTTTTAGTCCAAATACGGGGACGCACATGTGATATGCCTCTTCAAGCTGTGCAAATTGGTGGGATGTTTATTACTAACATGTACTTACTCTTCAAACCCCTGTACAACGCCGTTACATGTGCTCCAGTGAAGTGCAGTACCCGGCTGGCACAGAACCTATCAAGTTTTTGACAGTCTCTTACTTCTCGCCTATAATGCTCTTGTAATTAACCATATAGATGGCAACCAATGTCAGAAGTGCACCACCGATCTGCTCAGGTGCGAAGGTCTCTCCCAGATAGAGGAACCTGAAAAGGCGAGGAGTGCCCAGACCAAAAGTTGAAAACAAACATTGCATTTTATGTTTGTGTAAATTTTATTGTCCAACATATTGCAAGGAGTCTTACCCAAAAATGGAGGCGAACATAGGAGTCAAGAAAGTAAGAGAACTAAGCGTGGTCAAACTACCTGCAGGAATAAGAGAGAAGAAGATATGAAGTGCTGATGAGAATAAATTGTGGAGAGCTCTAACTGCATTGAACTGGTTGGAAGCTAACATCACTCTTACCTCTTGTAGCATTGTAGAAGTAGACACCATAGCTGACAGCACTGCCGAATATAGATGTATAACCCAGAGCTGCCATGTCACTCCATGTAAGTTCTTGAATGTGTCCATTAAGAGCAGGATCGTGATTAACAACAGATATAACCAACAAAGGAATCCCACCTAATACCATGTGCTGCAGAGCGATAGAGATAACATTAGCCTTTTATGTGGTGTGATGTCAGGCTTCCATGATTTGAAGTAGGAACATATCTAATACTGCTAGGTTGACTTGATGCTTCCAGCAAAAGCGGTTCAAGTTTCATTTGACGTTGCAATTCATAAGCATTTGCCCTATGCATTAAGCCCCACCATAACATTAGCATTTTACATTTCAATTCATACTTGAGTTACTCAGATAGGCAACCAACTTAGCACTCCTGGAAAATATACAGAATCAACTGGCCCAAGTACACCATGAAAAAAAGAGGGGATGATTTTGAGACACAAAAACAAAAGCATATTGATGGTATTTTAAACGCATGCCACAAAGGCCATCTTATCATAAAATGAATAAATGATAGTGTATTCATCTGCAGAATGCATACCCATCCTGTTGCCATGATTGGATCAGAATACTTTGATACCCAGCGAACCATGATAGTTCCGACCGCCATGCTTTGGGCCGAGAGGAACATCCACCATTCTCCACTCCCCCAGACTGATGTGTTGTTTCCTTCAACTGACAGTGCTGGAACCTAAAGTAGATTTAAAGACAATCAGAATATTATAACATGCACAATAATaattcatactccctccattcacaaatataagatgctcTAACATTTTTTCTGAATCAGATATATATAGACAAGTTttaatgtgtttgttcactcatttcagtctgtatgtagttcatattgaaatatataaaacatcttatatttgtgaatggagggagtataagcaAAGAGCAACATTTCACCATTTTACCCATAAAGGAACTTCTCACCATTTTACAGATCGATATGTCATCTATTCAGTCCCAGTGTCCCACATAGTAATAGTGGAAGAAAGTCGACTTCAGAACGTTGGCAGAAGGAAATTATTGTATGTACTACTACTAAGCTTAACCATTTAAACTTTTTGGCCGGTTATGCTGCGGTGGCGCGCCATCAGGCTTTGGATCGGCGCAAACGGCGTGGAGGGTCTGGCGGACTGGTCGGCAATGCATCCAGTTagatctgatctggccggtgcagccggcggtggtggtcatctcctcCATCGAAGGTGGTCGGCCTGACGCTGGGTGGTCGGATCTCGAGATCTGTCATCTAGTCCCGGACGAGTCGCGGAGAcctagttgccggtgaaaaccgagctgaTGGCGGACGATGGCGACGTTTTGCATCATTACCTTGATAAAGGTATCATCGTGTAATTATTGTCGACCCACTCATGCTGCTCCGGGAAAAAtcctaggatctggtcttccagacCAGACGATGACGAcattgcggtgtcgtttctctcttgggagcatcgtttgtggagcagcgccgGAAGACAgcggcaggaggtggagcggcttcgtcttgcacggagcttcggcgGAGATGTCAAGTCAGGCCTAACCGATAGGTGCTACGCAGTGTCATGCCTGTTCGGCGGGTGCTACGCACTACAGATCTTCCAgtgacttcaagctgtgtcggctggtggtacttggcggcaTGGTGTTGCGGTGTACCGGCGGCGACTGCAACGTGCTCAGCAGTTTGCGTGCAGGGAGGTGGTGCCGTTGGGCGCCATGGTGACGTCGACGGATGGCCGGACTGGCAAGGATGATGTGGATCCCTTTCCTGAAGATGGGTCGACGgttcgatgatgatggcggcttctaaaatgtgtgtgtgtggtgtACGCTTTAGGTTTGCTGCACCGGCTATAGGTTCCGACACGTTATTTGGATGGATCAGCGACGACACCGGTTTTAGGCACGGGGAGCAAAAACACTCCACATTATCGACTTTGTAAGTGTGAGTGGTGGCTTCGCGTGGGTTAATGTATGTTTTTGTCAGATCTTTGTTGAATAATCAATAAAGATGGCTGTATGCACAGGGCGGGGGGTTTaacctcctttaaaaaaaacaCCATTTAAACCTAAGTATGAGTCATCGAAACTGTTGCGGTCTTCCGGGTTGTACTATACTAATGTCTATTACCTGTGTGTTTTAAAAGCATTTTTGGTACTTCAGTGGTATCTGAGTATACCACTTGCTTTACTTGTTAAAAAAATGTAATCAATTGAAAAACTAATCGTAACCAATATCTGAGCGTGGAGATACGAGATTGCTTGGAAACGTTAGAAATGCATTGCAAAAATGTACTAACCTCGAGGAGCAAAAGCCCAACAACACCCAGTACGAGCCCCCCAGCTCCTATCGCCCCGATAGACTCTCCGAAGAATAGCGCTGCAAGGATAGCAACCGTCAATGGTTGGGAGTCAATTATGACCTGCAACGAGGATCACAGTTCCGTAAGTGATCGTCAGCTCCATCAACCACGATGGCAAGCCAATTGTTTGCCTTCGGAGCCAGAGAACAGCACAGAGAGTTAGCCTTACGCTTCCGAGGCCAGCCGATGTCTTCTGCAAGCCCTCAGTGAGAAAGCCCTGCAAAAGGAGGAAACCAAACCCATGCTGGCTTCAGGAACCGCACAACCACACGCTAAGGATCACGCCTTTCAGCTATCTAAATCCACCTGGAAGCATGCGGCGTCGATGAGGCCGAAGGCGGCGATGGCGCCCCAGGCGGCCCACCCGGAGGGCTGCTTCCTGCCCCGCGCGGCTGCGAAGGCGACGACGAGCGCGCCCGCGGGGAGCAGGCGGAGCGCggcgacgaagaagggcccggtctTGGGTATGACCCCCTTCATGGCCACCATGGCCGTGCCCCAGAAGAAGAAGGGCGACACCAGCGACACCCACTCCCACCACTCCCTCCCCGCGAGCGCCGGGGCGACCCCCTCCTCCGCCCCAGGGTCGCCGTCGACGACGCACTCGACGTCGCTGCCCGTGCCCACGCAGTCGAGTTCGTCGGCTGCGGGCGGAGGCGCATCACCGCCCCCGGCTGCgagacggagacggaggcggaggcgggggcgggggCTGGGGACGGTGCCGCGGCGTGGGACAGAGGGGAGAACGGGAGCGGAATGGCGTCTGGGAGTTAGTGGTGggtggagcgggaggaggaggcggaagggcgCGGCGGTGGACATCACGGCCTGCCGGCCGGCGCTCGAGCGGGGTGCTGCGGTGATCCGGCGGGTCGAAAGGCGGCCCCGGCAGCGGCCGGCACGACGGGAGGAGAGAGGAGCGGCGAGGGTGTGTTTCCGCTCGCTCGGCGTGTCGAGCTCAGCTCAGCTCACTCGGCGTGTGGGtgggtttcctttttcttttttaggaACGCGTGTGGGTGGGTTTCAGTCGATCAGCTCGGTGTCGGGCCTGTATTTCAAGCAGCAGGTTGGGTCGGCCCACAAGTGCCACGGCAAAATTTTGACATTTCACAAGATTAACACGATCTTGTCTAGAAATATTAAAAACACAAGATACTAATACACGATCTCCCTAAAAAAAAACATCGCCCACAATCTCTGTGGCTGCTGCTTCCTTCCTTTGAGAATTAACGGACCCAAAATTAAAATACAGATGACTTCTAGCTCTAATGTGAAAAAAAAAGGTATACAATCTACCCCTATACAGTCTCCCCCAAAAGCAAGATCACTGAAATGCTTGTGTGTCGAAGAGCCGTGCAGCTAGCTACGGAAATAGGCGTCCAGAATCTGATCTTGCTTAGATCGTTCCGTGCATGGGCCTCGATCTCATTGAGGAGATCAAAGAGTTTCTTGAAATTTTTGCCAAGTACCCAATCAATTGGGTTAGGCGATCTGCCAACAAGGTAGCTCATAAGTTAGCTAGGGATGGCTGCTTGAATAAAGCATGTAAAACTTGGTTTTGTTCACCTTCGGGTTGTATTTCCAAATTATTGAACTCGGAATTGGTCTAGATGAATAAATGAAGCAGCAAGTTCCCATATAAAAAGA
Proteins encoded in this window:
- the LOC123046922 gene encoding WAT1-related protein At3g02690, chloroplastic isoform X2, translating into MSTAAPFRLLLPLHPPLTPRRHSAPVLPSVPRRGTVPSPRPRLRLRLRLAAGGGDAPPPAADELDCVGTGSDVECVVDGDPGAEEGVAPALAGREWWEWVSLVSPFFFWGTAMVAMKGVIPKTGPFFVAALRLLPAGALVVAFAAARGRKQPSGWAAWGAIAAFGLIDAACFQGFLTEGLQKTSAGLGSVIIDSQPLTVAILAALFFGESIGAIGAGGLVLGVVGLLLLEVPALSVEGNNTSVWGSGEWWMFLSAQSMAVGTIMVRWVSKYSDPIMATGWHMVLALGYTSIFGSAVSYGVYFYNATRGSLTTLSSLTFLTPMFASIFGFLYLGETFAPEQIGGALLTLVAIYMVNYKSIIGEK
- the LOC123046922 gene encoding WAT1-related protein At3g02690, chloroplastic isoform X1; protein product: MSTAAPFRLLLPLHPPLTPRRHSAPVLPSVPRRGTVPSPRPRLRLRLRLAAGGGDAPPPAADELDCVGTGSDVECVVDGDPGAEEGVAPALAGREWWEWVSLVSPFFFWGTAMVAMKGVIPKTGPFFVAALRLLPAGALVVAFAAARGRKQPSGWAAWGAIAAFGLIDAACFQGFLTEGLQKTSAGLGSVIIDSQPLTVAILAALFFGESIGAIGAGGLVLGVVGLLLLEVPALSVEGNNTSVWGSGEWWMFLSAQSMAVGTIMVRWVSKYSDPIMATGWHMVLGGIPLLVISVVNHDPALNGHIQELTWSDMAALGYTSIFGSAVSYGVYFYNATRGSLTTLSSLTFLTPMFASIFGFLYLGETFAPEQIGGALLTLVAIYMVNYKSIIGEK